The Primulina huaijiensis isolate GDHJ02 chromosome 17, ASM1229523v2, whole genome shotgun sequence genome window below encodes:
- the LOC140962989 gene encoding uncharacterized protein, with product MAVSFTRLSWLWLGGKEKEQVSNGSLASSLNSLSDWGLGLRGEPESLKFNSVRGVDKRMPSSSSSRKVKKKWKSREERSRSIDKEYDVVLVPSDGVGLSGSETDDSDWSIGWLEPHAPCFQSDDEADDSFAVLVPCYRHDCKTLEENSEEPSVPFLSAIKNVPNGYSAVSEGKKYMEQWLSSLQNF from the exons ATGGCTGTTTCTTTCACTAGATTGTCGTGGCTATGGTTGGGTGGTAAAGAAAAAGAGCAAGTATCGAATGGGTCACTTGCTAGttcattaaattcattaagTGACTGGGGTTTAGGATTGAGAGGAGAACCAGAAAGCTTGAAGTTTAACTCTGTGAGGGGGGTCGATAAAAGAATGCCGTCTTCGAGTTCCAGTAGGAAAGTGAAGAAGAAATGGAAGAGTAGGGAGGAGAGGAGCAGGAGCATTGATAAAGAATATGATGTGGTGTTGGTGCCGTCTGATGGGGTTGGTTTATCGGGATCGGAGACAGATGATTCGGATTGGTCGATTGGGTGGCTAGAGCCACACGCCCCTTGTTTCCAGAGTGATGATGAGGCTGATGATAGCTTTGCTGTGTTAGTTCCTTGCTATAGGCATGATTGCAAGACTTTAGAGGAGAATAGTGAGGAGCCTAGTGTTCCATTCTTGAGTGCCATTAAGAACGTTCCAAATGGTTATTCTGCTG tttcAGAAGGCAAGAAGTACATGGAGCAGTGGCTTTCATCTCTTCAGAATTTTTGA
- the LOC140962509 gene encoding kinase-interacting protein 1-like, whose product MLQRAANNAYSWWWASHIRTKQSKWLDQSLQDMEEKVQNMLKLIEEDGDSFAKRAEMYYKRRPELITSVEEAYKAFRALADRYDLLSKELQNANHTIATVFPEQVQLAMDEDDESVSAKMTKNSQIPDIGNAPNAPKAPIKDLKGLITTASKQLQAKKLSKTKKVVQKSGLTKEDAVEEIDKLQKDILALQTVKEFARSSYESGLSKYWGTENQIMEMQQNICRLQDEFNVDTVIEDDDARTLMAEAALKSCQETLIQLQDKQEMSAIEAREESLKIEAAHERLESLKKEFLNDGTTEEKMNDNDKISNCEDESQSSTIDVVEVIQEMEGVEASFVKFQEELESLTVTEMAEKVDKLVNKVISLETVVSSQTVLISTLRTEADDLHSEIQRLEDEKVTLINSTHILTTRLKEMEEKLRKVQDLNKNLENQNRNLQTNFAEARNSLDNLSEKLSSIKPDEEQEETSSVQDEPALPNPGGGEKFLSNSKTEESVDVKEIDTTVEGTKSSGKCSTKKTVTFLDQKQKKQILVDHSDDLINAQAKEKKEKDEELNWQQMLLTGMEDREKILLKEYTTILRNYKDVKKKLGDMEKQERDSQFDIIVKMRELKDAIAKRDEEIHYLRQKLNLLPENKDIKVDSVPDERGVKPEAGGDDLEENLLINKEGDIKLVFIDRTSPISAVEEKLRTDIDAILDENLDFWLRFSTAFHQIQKFKTEVQDLQEEILKLQEKKMQVGSVTTEQKSEVRPIYKHLREIQTEVTVWLEQSASLKDEQKRRFASLCSIQEEITKALKEGVEGEEIRFSSHQAAKFQGEILNMKQENNKVRDELQAGLDHVSTLQLDIEKWLRKLNEEFGICSDQQQLKQAMSRSRIPLRSFIFGTKPKKQKHSILACMHPNRRFPLMRGSTHT is encoded by the exons ATGTTGCAGAGGGCCGCGAACAACGCGTATTCATGGTGGTGGGCTAGTCACATTCGGACCAAGCAATCGAAATGGCTGGATCAAAGCCTTCAGG ATATGGAAGAAAAGGTGCAAAATATGCTAAAGCTCATAGAAGAAGATGGAGATTCCTTTGCCAAGAGAGCTGAGATGTACTACAAGAGGAGGCCAGAGCTTATAACATCCGTAGAAGAAGCTTACAAGGCTTTCCGAGCATTGGCTGATCGTTACGACCTCTTATCCAAAGAACTTCAAAATGCCAACCATACAATTGCCACTGTTTTCCCAGAACAGGTTCAGCTTGCCAtggatgaagatgatgaatcaGTCTCGgcaaaaatgaccaaaaatTCCCAAATACCAGATATAGGAAATGCTCCAAACGCTCCAAAGGCGCCCATTAAAGATCTAAAAGGCCTGATAACCACAGCTTCGAAGCAATTGCAAGCCAAGAAATTATCAAAAACTAAAAAAGTTGTTCAAAAATCTGGTTTAACTAAGGAAGATGCTGTTGAAGAGATTGATAAGCTTCAGAAAGATATTCTAGCATTACAAACTGTTAAAGAGTTTGCTAGGAGTTCATACGAAAGTGGGCTTTCGAAGTATTGGGGGACTGAAAACCAGATAATGGAAATGCAACAAAACATTTGCAGGTTGCAGGATGAATTTAATGTGGATACGGTTATTGAGGATGATGACGCTAGGACGTTGATGGCTGAGGCAGCCCTTAAATCGTGTCAAGAAACATTGATTCAGTTGCAGGATAAACAAGAAATGTCTGCCATTGAGGCGAGAGAAGAGTCGCTAAAGATCGAAGCTGCTCACGAGAGACTCGAGTCCCTTAAGAAAGAGTTTCTGAATGATGGAACTACTGAGGAAAAGATGAATGacaatgataaaatatcaaacTGTGAGGATGAATCACAAAGCTCGACTATAGATGTGGTTGAAGTGATTCAAGAGATGGAGGGTGTCGAGGCATCATTTGTAAAATTTCAAGAAGAATTGGAATCTCTTACGGTGACAGAAATGGCAGAGAAGGTCGACAAACTTGTGAACAAGGTGATCAGCCTGGAAACTGTGGTGTCGTCTCAAACGGTCCTTATTAGCACCTTAAGAACAGAAGCGGACGATCTCCAttcagagattcagagattgGAAGATGAGAAGGTGACCCTGATTAATAGCACGCACATTTTGACCACCAGGTTGAAAGAAATGGAGGAAAAGTTGCGGAAGGTTCAGGATCTGAACAAGAATTTGGAAAACCAAAACAGAAATCTACAAACAAATTTCGCCGAAGCCCGTAATAGTCTTGATAACCTGTCTGAGAAATTAAGTAGTATCAAGCCAGACGAAGAGCAAGAGGAGACAAGTTCAGTTCAAGATGAGCCAGCTTTGCCAAATCCAGGTGGCGGTGAAAAATTCTTGAGTAATTCGAAAACAGAAGAGTCGGTGGACGTAAAAGAAATAGATACGACGGTTGAAGGCACAAAGTCATCAGGTAAATGTTCAACCAAAAAAACCGTCACATTCTTGGATCAGAAACAGAAGAAACAAATCCTGGTGGATCATTCAGATGATCTTATAAATGCTCaagcaaaagaaaaaaaggagAAAGACGAAGAGCTAAACTGGCAGCAGATGCTCTTGACAGGAATGGAGGATAGAGAGAAAATTCTGCTGAAAGAGTATACCAcgattttaagaaattataaggATGTCAAGAAGAAGCTCGGTGACATGGAGAAGCAAGAGAGGGATAGCCAATTtgatatcatagtgaaaatgagAGAGCTGAAGGATGCTATAGCAAAAAGAGACGAAGAAATTCATTATCTACGCCAAAAACTAAACCTTCTTCCAGAAAACAAGGACATCAAGGTAGATTCTGTTCCAGACGAACGTGGCGTTAAACCTGAGGCTGGAGGTGATGATCTTGAAGAAAATCTGTTAATAAACAAGGAAGGCGACATCAAATTAGTTTTTATCGATAGAACTTCACCCATCTCAGCAGTTGAAGAAAAGCTTCGTACGGACATCGATGCAATACTGGACGAGAATTTGGATTTCTGGTTAAGATTCAGCACTGCTTTTCATCAGATTCAGAAATTCAAAACTGAAGTTCAAGATCTGCAGGAAGAAATACTGAAACTTCAAGAGAAGAAAATGCAAGTGGGAAGTGTTACAACGGAGCAAAAATCAGAAGTCCGGCCAATCTACAAGCACCTAAGGGAAATTCAAACCGAGGTAACTGTTTGGTTGGAACAAAGCGCGTCTTTAAAAGATGAACAGAAACGAAGATTTGCATCATTATGCAGCATTCAAGAGGAGATTACGAAAGCTCTGAAAGAAGGTGTTGAAGGAGAAGAAATCAGGTTTAGCAGCCATCAAGCAGCAAAATTCCAAGGAGAAATCTTGAACATGAAACAAGAGAATAATAAGGTAAGGGATGAACTACAAGCTGGTCTTGATCATGTTAGCACGCTGCAACTTGATATCGAAAAATGGCTAAGAAAGTTGAATGAAGAGTTTGGGATCTGCAGTGATCAACAGCAACTGAAGCAGGCCATGAGCAGGTCACGAATCCCTTTACGATCATTTATTTTTGGAACGAAACCGAAGAAGCAGAAGCATTCTATTTTAGCTTGTATGCATCCAAATAGAAGATTCCCTCTCATGAGAGGTAGTACACATACTTAA